The DNA window ATATTTTGGGTTCTTCTTCCGGAGTAGCCGGGGTAAGGGCTCACGGCAAGAGAGACCAGATATACAGAGAAGCAATTAATGTTATCATGCAGACAGGGCAGGCTTCGGTATCGATGCTGCAGAGAAGGCTCGGCGTTGGTTATACCAGGGCTGCCAGGTTAATAGATATGATGGAAGAAGATAATATAGTAGGTTCTTATCAAGGTTCGAAGCCTAGAGAGATATTGATGGACAGAGAAGAGTATTTACAAGATTTTAAAGAGGAGGTTGACCATCAATAGAGTTTATCCATGGCTAATATAGGAATAAAACTAAAAAAGGCGCGCCAAAAATTAGGCTATGAGTACGATTTTATCACTCAGAGAGCCAAAATACACCCCAAGGTTTTGCAAGTACTGGAAGATGAAGATTTCGGTTACTTTAAATCCACTCTTTATTTAAGGAGTTTTTTGGGGAAATATGCTCGATTTTTGGGGTTGGATGAGGATCAAATTTTAAGCGAGTTGGATATGCTTCCGCCAGAACTTAAAGCCAGGGAGCAGGGGTATCTTAAGCCGGGCTCTATGCCTGGTAAATTTGTTTTAATTTTTAAAACAGCCATACTCTCTCTATTTATAGTCAGCTCTATATACTTCATATTTTTAGGAGTTAAAAAGACATTAGCGATATTTATCGACCATGATGGTTCTGATCTCAAGATAGAAGACGTTGTAAATGTCGGAATAAGAAACGATGGTATAATTGAGGCCGAAGATATAGCTGCCAAGAAAAGCGCAAAAGAAGTTATCACTTTACAGTTGACGATAAAAGCTAGTGAAGACTGCTGGATTCAGCTTCGCGCCGACAATAAAAAGATTTTTGACGGTATTTTGAAAACTAATCAATCTGAGATATGGAATGCTGAGGGAGAGTTTGAGCTTTGGGTTGGGGAGGCATCCCGACTCTCGTTCATACTTAACGGTAGAAGTATCGGACCTATAGGAAGAGGTATTATAAAAGGGATAAAGATTACATCTGACGGTATAGACCTACCATAGGTTTAATCTTGATTGAAGTAAGATAATGAAAGTTTTTTTAATAAGCTTGGGTTGCGCTAGAAATCTTGTTGATTCAGAATATGTGCTGGATATTATCTCTAGAAAGGGAGATGAGATTGTAGATGAAGTATTAAGTGCGGATATTGCTATTGTAAATACTTGCGGGTTTATAGGAGATGCCAAGAAAGAGTCAATTGATATAATTTTAGATTTGGTCCAGGTTAAAAAAACAAAGGATATCAAAATCATAGTAGGTGGATGTTTTACTCAAAAATATTCAAAAGAGGTATTAAAAGAGATGCCTGAGGTTGATGCTGTTATTGGAATCAACTGGGATGATATAATAGAGGTACTTAAGGATATCTCAAAAGGTGAAAGAGTTCAAAATGTTAAAGAAGAGAAGTATCTATTAGACTATCCGGTCAAGAAGAGAGCATATCTGACTCCAGCTCATTTTGCATATTTAAAGATATCTGAAGGATGTTCTCATAAATGTAGTTACTGTGCCATTTACGGCATAAAAGGTTATTACAGAAGCAGGCCTTTGGATGATATTTTAAAAGAGGCTGAGTTTTTAGTAGGGAGAGGGGTGAGAGAGTTGAATATTGTGGCTCAAGATTCGACTTCATACGGTGTTGATTTAGGGGCTAAGATAGACATCGTGAGTCTACTTAGAGGTATAAATAATATCGAGGGTGATTTTTGGATTCGTTTGCTTTATGCGCATCCTCAGATGGTAGGAGACGATTTAATAGGTTGCTATCAGGAATTAAAGAAGCTCTGTAAGTATATA is part of the Candidatus Kaelpia imicola genome and encodes:
- the rimO gene encoding 30S ribosomal protein S12 methylthiotransferase RimO — translated: MKVFLISLGCARNLVDSEYVLDIISRKGDEIVDEVLSADIAIVNTCGFIGDAKKESIDIILDLVQVKKTKDIKIIVGGCFTQKYSKEVLKEMPEVDAVIGINWDDIIEVLKDISKGERVQNVKEEKYLLDYPVKKRAYLTPAHFAYLKISEGCSHKCSYCAIYGIKGYYRSRPLDDILKEAEFLVGRGVRELNIVAQDSTSYGVDLGAKIDIVSLLRGINNIEGDFWIRLLYAHPQMVGDDLIGCYQELKKLCKYIDLPLQHISGKILKKMNRPASKKRIFSLIKKLRERVPGLSIRTSFIVGFPGESEADFNELIGFIKDTKFDRLGCFRYSREDNTDAFDFKGQIPESIKDQRFDAVMKVQNGIAKELNSRLLGKEARVLVEEEIEEYYLSRSEFDAPEVDGIVYIEKSDKIDPGEFVNVKVKDVLEYDLTAEIT
- a CDS encoding DUF4115 domain-containing protein; the encoded protein is MANIGIKLKKARQKLGYEYDFITQRAKIHPKVLQVLEDEDFGYFKSTLYLRSFLGKYARFLGLDEDQILSELDMLPPELKAREQGYLKPGSMPGKFVLIFKTAILSLFIVSSIYFIFLGVKKTLAIFIDHDGSDLKIEDVVNVGIRNDGIIEAEDIAAKKSAKEVITLQLTIKASEDCWIQLRADNKKIFDGILKTNQSEIWNAEGEFELWVGEASRLSFILNGRSIGPIGRGIIKGIKITSDGIDLP